The proteins below are encoded in one region of Brevundimonas fontaquae:
- a CDS encoding LysR substrate-binding domain-containing protein, with the protein MTLDQLRIFVAVAERQHVTRAAEALNLTQSAVSSAVTTLEGRHGVALFDRVGRNIVLNEAGATFLVEAKAILARVEAAQDALDDLGGLKRGRLSIHASQTIAGWWLPARLTRFHQAHPGIRIEVSIGNTREVADAVLEGCAELGLVEGELNEPALSRSVLDHDELVLVVAADHPAAQDGAGPPDLKQMTWVLREPGSGTRSAFETALNQRGLAIDALDVAMTLPGNEAVAAAVEAGAGATVVSRNVVAARLRAGILAALPLTLPDRPFWLLRHKQRYRSKAGEVFLASLTASRH; encoded by the coding sequence ATGACCCTGGACCAGCTCCGCATCTTCGTCGCCGTCGCCGAGCGCCAGCACGTAACCCGCGCCGCCGAGGCCCTGAACCTGACCCAGTCGGCGGTCAGCTCGGCGGTGACGACGCTGGAGGGCCGCCACGGCGTCGCCCTGTTCGACCGCGTTGGCCGCAACATCGTCCTGAACGAGGCGGGCGCAACCTTCCTCGTCGAGGCCAAGGCGATCCTCGCCCGTGTCGAGGCGGCGCAGGACGCGCTCGACGACCTGGGCGGCCTGAAACGCGGACGACTGTCGATCCACGCCAGCCAGACCATCGCCGGCTGGTGGCTTCCCGCCCGACTGACCCGGTTTCATCAGGCTCATCCCGGCATCCGCATCGAGGTCTCGATCGGCAATACGCGCGAGGTGGCCGACGCTGTCCTGGAGGGCTGCGCTGAACTGGGTCTGGTCGAGGGCGAACTGAACGAGCCGGCGTTGAGCCGTTCGGTTCTGGATCACGACGAACTGGTGCTGGTCGTGGCGGCCGACCACCCCGCCGCCCAGGACGGCGCCGGGCCGCCGGACCTGAAGCAAATGACCTGGGTGTTGCGCGAGCCCGGCTCCGGCACCCGGTCGGCTTTTGAGACGGCCCTCAATCAGCGCGGGCTGGCCATCGACGCTCTGGACGTGGCCATGACCTTGCCCGGGAATGAGGCGGTCGCCGCCGCCGTCGAGGCCGGTGCGGGAGCGACGGTCGTGTCGCGCAATGTCGTCGCCGCGCGCCTGCGCGCCGGCATCCTCGCCGCCCTGCCCCTGACCTTGCCCGACCGCCCGTTCTGGCTCCTGCGGCACAAGCAGCGCTATCGCTCAAAGGCGGGCGAGGTGTTCCTGGCGTCCCTGACGGCGTCACGCCATTGA
- the copM gene encoding CopM family metallochaperone — protein MTHAPPSRWIRTGVLALGSAIAGAAVMAFAQMPGSDFDAAMAEAMERMHRDMAVESTGDPDVDFAAMMIPHHQGAIDMARVELLYGQDETMKRLAQGIIIEQTQEIALMRDYLTRHSDAPTPTGGATSTHHGHGS, from the coding sequence ATGACCCACGCCCCACCCTCCCGATGGATCAGAACCGGCGTCCTGGCGCTTGGCTCGGCGATTGCCGGTGCCGCAGTTATGGCCTTCGCACAGATGCCCGGCTCGGACTTCGATGCGGCGATGGCCGAGGCGATGGAGCGGATGCACCGCGACATGGCGGTAGAATCCACCGGCGACCCAGACGTGGACTTCGCCGCCATGATGATCCCGCATCATCAGGGCGCCATCGACATGGCGCGCGTCGAGCTTCTGTACGGGCAGGACGAGACCATGAAGCGTCTGGCCCAGGGGATCATCATTGAACAGACCCAGGAAATCGCCCTGATGCGCGACTACCTGACCCGCCATTCTGATGCGCCGACGCCGACCGGCGGCGCGACCTCGACCCATCACGGACACGGATCATGA
- a CDS encoding YncE family protein → MTLTARAIAALVLSLSAGHALADQVPGAAAAPAIPISSQDRFYSADQFSNTVSVVDPSTNGLLGVISLGEPTPANLSPLYKGQLLVHGIGAAPDGKTIAVVSIGSNSVSFIDTASNTVKHTTYVGRSPHEAFFTPDGREVWVTVRGEAYVSVLDAATYQETARVETPNGPGMTIFSPDGRYAYICSSFSPETVVVETATRQIVGRVAQASPFCPDIAATPDGSQVWMTLKDVGKTMVFNARPPFAVLQTLDTGPLTNHVNIVRNAAGQFAYVTVGTENRVKVYRTDTFTLVTEIEVGSLPHGLWPSGDGSRIYVGLENGDGVAVIDTLANRVIATVPIGQGPQGVTYVPRAVTQGDGRANLTPLGAARASHQLVLTGEGDTRSQATLFEQGQVQMLQIAAAGLQPGKPYVLAFANAADGSGTLEPLTKFMTNPAGSAVVNAVGPIRQVVAADAGAPRRWLVIASGTPEAIGAVVQRQSE, encoded by the coding sequence ATGACCCTGACAGCCCGCGCCATCGCCGCCCTTGTTCTCAGCCTGTCCGCCGGACACGCCTTGGCCGATCAGGTTCCGGGCGCGGCGGCGGCGCCCGCCATCCCGATCAGCAGCCAGGATCGGTTCTATTCGGCCGACCAGTTCTCCAACACCGTCTCGGTGGTCGATCCCTCGACCAACGGCCTGCTGGGGGTGATTTCCCTCGGCGAACCGACTCCGGCCAACCTCAGCCCGCTCTACAAGGGCCAGTTGCTGGTCCACGGCATCGGCGCGGCGCCGGACGGCAAGACGATCGCCGTGGTCTCGATCGGGTCCAACTCGGTCAGCTTCATCGACACGGCCAGCAACACCGTCAAACATACCACCTATGTCGGGCGCTCTCCGCACGAGGCCTTCTTCACGCCGGACGGCCGCGAGGTCTGGGTCACGGTGCGGGGCGAGGCCTATGTTTCGGTGCTGGACGCCGCGACCTATCAGGAGACCGCCCGGGTCGAGACGCCCAACGGGCCGGGCATGACCATCTTCTCGCCGGACGGCCGCTACGCCTACATCTGCTCCAGCTTCAGTCCCGAGACGGTGGTAGTCGAGACCGCGACCCGTCAGATCGTCGGTCGGGTGGCCCAGGCCAGTCCGTTCTGCCCCGACATCGCCGCCACGCCCGATGGAAGCCAGGTCTGGATGACGCTGAAGGACGTGGGCAAGACCATGGTTTTCAACGCCCGTCCGCCGTTCGCTGTCCTACAGACGCTCGACACCGGCCCCTTGACCAACCACGTCAACATCGTGCGCAACGCGGCGGGCCAGTTCGCCTATGTGACCGTCGGGACCGAGAACCGGGTCAAGGTCTATCGCACCGACACCTTCACGCTCGTGACGGAGATCGAGGTGGGGTCGCTGCCGCACGGTCTGTGGCCCTCCGGCGACGGCTCGCGGATTTACGTCGGGCTGGAGAATGGCGACGGCGTGGCGGTCATCGACACCCTGGCCAACCGCGTGATCGCCACCGTGCCGATCGGTCAGGGACCGCAAGGGGTCACCTATGTGCCGCGTGCGGTCACTCAGGGTGACGGCAGGGCCAACCTCACGCCCCTGGGCGCAGCTCGCGCCTCGCATCAACTCGTTCTGACGGGCGAGGGCGACACCCGGTCCCAGGCGACCTTGTTCGAGCAGGGGCAGGTCCAGATGCTGCAGATCGCCGCCGCAGGCCTCCAACCCGGCAAGCCCTATGTCCTCGCCTTCGCCAATGCGGCGGACGGATCGGGGACGCTCGAGCCTCTGACGAAGTTCATGACCAATCCGGCTGGGTCTGCGGTCGTCAACGCCGTGGGCCCGATCCGTCAGGTGGTCGCCGCCGACGCCGGCGCACCCCGCCGTTGGCTGGTCATCGCCTCGGGCACGCCCGAGGCGATCGGCGCGGTCGTCCAGAGACAGTCGGAATAG